One window of Thermococcus zilligii AN1 genomic DNA carries:
- a CDS encoding sugar ABC transporter permease: MRIGVDFQFRNRRELLKVAGFTLLAILIMALILFPVYYMFLVSLKPKGTIASTSIELIPSSVTLDNYREIIFGYKEATVKSKEFNLTSKSGKIIGTDYEIEYRDGSLWGRSSIDSQFNLKYVDDLKVDGANKTTKDNQERYVNGQLASLNAKGIDSGVGVMGEIYLKAKEVRIKVENPENTRLSLDGLTSAGNNTYVGNDVTLKLPGRVRINSESGRLEVKNFYYVIVNKVGGQFFSHLKRSLIIATLTVVLTLLFVIPASYAFSRLKFFGREHVLYFYLMFTQVSGGLGIAGLVALYGMLVKLGLTDNIYVLPFIYAAGSVPFNTWLLKSYIDSISPDFDEAALVDGASYLQIIRHVLVPMALPGIATVAVFAFIGGWTELILANLLLSKENLYPLTVWLYSMLNDLRNVSWNQFSAAALLFALPVFIMFFLAQKYIKSGLTIGGLKE; the protein is encoded by the coding sequence ATGAGGATCGGTGTGGATTTCCAGTTCAGAAACAGGCGCGAGTTATTGAAGGTGGCAGGTTTCACCCTGCTGGCCATCCTGATCATGGCGCTAATCCTTTTCCCGGTCTACTATATGTTCCTGGTCTCCCTGAAACCAAAGGGGACGATAGCCTCAACGTCAATAGAGCTAATCCCCAGCAGTGTGACCCTTGATAACTACAGGGAGATAATATTCGGGTACAAAGAGGCCACCGTCAAGTCCAAGGAGTTCAACCTGACGAGCAAAAGTGGAAAAATCATCGGGACAGACTACGAGATTGAGTACAGGGACGGCTCCCTCTGGGGTAGGTCTTCCATTGACTCCCAGTTCAACCTTAAGTACGTCGACGACCTGAAGGTGGATGGTGCCAACAAAACGACCAAGGACAACCAGGAGAGGTACGTTAATGGCCAGCTGGCCTCTTTGAATGCAAAGGGGATAGATTCCGGCGTTGGCGTCATGGGCGAGATATATCTCAAGGCGAAGGAGGTCAGAATAAAGGTCGAAAACCCTGAAAATACCAGGCTGTCCCTTGACGGCCTCACCAGCGCGGGAAACAACACCTACGTGGGCAACGATGTTACCCTCAAGCTCCCGGGTAGAGTCAGGATAAACTCGGAGTCCGGAAGGCTGGAGGTTAAAAACTTTTACTACGTCATCGTGAACAAGGTCGGCGGCCAGTTCTTCAGCCACCTCAAGAGGAGCCTCATTATAGCCACGCTGACGGTAGTTCTCACCCTGCTCTTCGTGATCCCCGCTTCCTATGCCTTCTCAAGGCTCAAGTTCTTCGGCAGGGAGCATGTACTATACTTCTACCTGATGTTCACCCAGGTTTCCGGAGGTCTCGGAATAGCTGGCCTTGTTGCGCTCTACGGAATGCTTGTTAAGCTGGGCTTAACAGATAACATATACGTGCTTCCGTTCATTTACGCCGCCGGAAGCGTGCCGTTCAACACCTGGCTGCTCAAGAGCTACATCGATTCAATCAGTCCGGACTTCGACGAGGCGGCTCTGGTTGACGGGGCCAGCTACCTCCAGATTATCAGGCACGTTTTAGTACCAATGGCACTGCCCGGGATAGCGACGGTTGCAGTGTTCGCTTTTATTGGTGGATGGACGGAGCTTATCCTTGCAAACCTGCTCCTCAGCAAAGAAAATCTTTATCCGCTCACGGTATGGCTCTACAGCATGCTCAACGACCTCAGAAACGTCTCCTGGAACCAGTTCTCTGCCGCTGCCCTGCTCTTCGCACTGCCGGTGTTCATAATGTTCTTCCTGGCACAGAAGTACATAAAGAGCGGTCTGACAATCGGAGGTCTGAAGGAATGA
- a CDS encoding glucodextranase DOMON-like domain-containing protein, producing the protein MLGRKKKVGISLLLVGFILLSGFSIGVGRASGQEPKPLNVIIVWHQHQPYYYDPVQGIYTRPWVRLHAANNYWKMAYYLSLYPDVHATIDLSGSLIAQLVDYMNGKKDVLQVISEKLASGTPLTLDEKWQMLQVPGGFFDHTIPWNGEPVTDSNGNPTRDFWDHYTELKDKLMNAKEKYSRLTLEEQKVAITGEFTEQDYIDLAVYFNLAWIDYGYIMDHPDLKAIYDKVDVGKYTREDLQTVLYHQEWLLNNTFAEHEKINYLLGNGNVEVTVVPYAHPIGPLLCDFGWESDFDEHVKVSHELYREYLGNGTVTPVGGWAAESALNDCALKVLAENNWTWVMTDQMVLQNMGIENTVDNYYHPWVAQFGDKKIYLFPRNHDLSDRVGFRYSGMNQYDAVNDFVNELLRIQRQNYDGSLVYVVTLDGENPWEHYPYDGKLFLTELYKKLTELQKQGLIRTVTPSEYIKLYGDKAKVLTPKAMKYLDLENNANALLKAQSLSELYDMAGVEGTYQWPESSWIDGTLSTWIGEPQENYGWYWLYLARKALMENKAEMSQADWETAYEYLLRAEASDWFWWYGSDQDSGQDYSFDRYFKAYLYEMYRLAGLKPPSYLYGNYFPDGAPYTTRALTGLTEGEIKTYSSLSPLADNVSVYFDGDGLHFEVTGSLSEFEISIWEPNRRVGNTFTVLQNRPTELKYTIFPFSADSVGLMITKHIVFRDGKAEIYNATDYDSYEPLANLAVSVENGKAVVTLPFDYLESPSHFYFAVSTVKDGNLEIISTPVELKLPTQVTGKVLVDMVDPEGDDHGPGTYTYPTNPVFQPGVFDLLRFRLLEQADSYVMEFYFKDLGGNPWNGPNGFSLQIIEVYLDFKEGGSTSAIKMFPDGPGSNVDLDPEHPWDVAFRIAGWDYGNLVVLPDGTAIQGEMTISADPTKNAIIVKVPKKYIQLNEGYGLWGAVISGSQDGYGPDKWRPVRVAAEEWAIGGGDADAIIAGVAPRVMDLLAPPGFKPTQEEQLQSYNAEAETRATVKALQLVKPAIVVEDPEGDDHGPGTYTYPTNPVFQPGVFDLLKFKMVEKDDYWHMEFYFKDLGGNPWNGPNGFSLQIIEAYFDFKKGGNTSAIKMFPDGPGSNVDLDPEHPWDLALRIAGWDYGNLVVLPDGTAIQGEMKISADPTTNAIIVDLPKKYMQISEDYGLYAAVLVGSQDGYGPDKWRPVRVAAEEWAIGGGDADAIIAGVAPRVMDLLAPPGFKPTQEEQLQSYNAEAETRATVVMLTLVEGTAQGGGETTTTTTTSPVTTTVPTSTPVTVTKTVTRTETVTKTETMTRTVTDTVTETVTHTATRTETKTETVTKTETTTKTETKTETTGGGGICGPAAIIGLTAIPLLLRKKR; encoded by the coding sequence ATGTTAGGGAGGAAGAAGAAAGTAGGAATTTCCCTGCTGTTGGTGGGCTTTATACTCCTAAGCGGTTTCAGCATAGGCGTTGGCAGGGCCTCCGGGCAAGAGCCGAAGCCCCTCAACGTCATAATAGTGTGGCACCAGCACCAGCCCTACTACTACGACCCGGTACAGGGCATCTACACGAGACCCTGGGTCAGGCTCCACGCGGCAAACAACTACTGGAAGATGGCCTACTACCTGAGCCTCTATCCGGATGTCCATGCGACCATAGACCTCTCCGGTTCCCTCATAGCCCAGCTGGTAGACTACATGAACGGAAAGAAGGACGTGCTCCAGGTCATAAGTGAGAAGCTCGCCAGCGGTACTCCTCTGACCCTTGACGAGAAGTGGCAGATGCTCCAGGTTCCCGGGGGCTTCTTCGACCACACCATCCCCTGGAACGGGGAACCCGTCACCGACTCCAACGGAAACCCAACGAGGGACTTCTGGGACCACTATACAGAGCTCAAGGACAAATTAATGAACGCAAAGGAGAAGTACTCACGGCTTACCCTCGAGGAGCAGAAGGTGGCCATAACCGGCGAGTTCACCGAGCAGGACTACATTGACCTGGCCGTCTACTTCAACCTCGCCTGGATTGACTACGGCTACATAATGGATCACCCCGATCTGAAGGCCATCTACGACAAGGTTGACGTCGGCAAATATACGAGGGAGGATCTCCAGACGGTTCTCTACCACCAGGAGTGGCTCCTCAACAACACCTTCGCTGAGCACGAGAAGATAAACTACCTCCTCGGCAACGGCAACGTTGAGGTCACCGTCGTTCCCTACGCCCACCCGATTGGGCCGCTCCTCTGTGACTTCGGCTGGGAGAGCGACTTCGATGAGCACGTGAAGGTCTCCCACGAGCTTTACAGGGAGTACCTCGGCAACGGAACCGTTACCCCCGTTGGGGGCTGGGCGGCTGAATCGGCGCTCAACGACTGCGCTCTCAAAGTTCTCGCCGAGAACAACTGGACATGGGTCATGACCGACCAGATGGTTCTCCAGAATATGGGAATAGAGAACACCGTTGACAACTACTACCACCCGTGGGTGGCCCAGTTCGGCGACAAGAAGATCTACCTCTTCCCGAGGAACCATGATCTAAGCGACCGCGTCGGCTTCCGCTACTCAGGAATGAACCAGTACGATGCCGTCAACGACTTCGTGAACGAGCTCCTCAGAATCCAGCGGCAGAACTACGATGGTTCGCTCGTTTACGTCGTTACCCTCGACGGTGAGAACCCGTGGGAGCACTATCCCTACGATGGAAAGCTCTTCCTTACCGAGCTCTACAAGAAGCTTACCGAGCTCCAGAAGCAGGGTCTCATAAGGACCGTTACGCCGAGCGAGTACATAAAGCTCTACGGGGACAAGGCCAAGGTACTCACACCCAAGGCCATGAAGTACCTCGACCTCGAGAATAATGCTAACGCCCTCCTTAAAGCGCAGAGCCTCAGCGAGCTCTACGACATGGCCGGCGTTGAGGGAACCTACCAGTGGCCTGAGAGCAGCTGGATAGACGGAACGCTCTCCACCTGGATAGGCGAACCCCAGGAGAACTACGGCTGGTACTGGCTCTACCTTGCCAGAAAAGCCCTCATGGAGAACAAGGCCGAGATGAGCCAGGCTGACTGGGAGACGGCTTACGAGTACCTGCTCCGTGCGGAGGCCAGCGACTGGTTCTGGTGGTACGGAAGCGACCAGGACAGCGGTCAGGACTACAGCTTCGACCGCTACTTCAAGGCCTACCTCTACGAGATGTACAGGTTAGCTGGCCTCAAGCCGCCGAGCTACCTCTACGGCAACTACTTCCCCGACGGAGCTCCCTACACAACAAGGGCCCTCACCGGGCTAACCGAGGGTGAGATAAAGACTTACTCAAGCCTTTCCCCACTTGCTGATAATGTAAGCGTTTACTTTGACGGGGACGGCCTGCACTTCGAGGTTACCGGAAGCCTCAGCGAGTTCGAGATAAGCATATGGGAACCCAACAGACGCGTTGGAAACACCTTCACGGTCCTTCAGAACAGACCAACCGAGCTGAAGTACACAATATTCCCGTTCTCAGCTGACAGCGTCGGACTTATGATAACCAAGCACATTGTCTTCAGGGACGGGAAGGCGGAAATCTACAACGCCACCGACTATGACAGCTACGAACCACTCGCCAACCTTGCCGTCTCAGTGGAGAACGGAAAAGCGGTGGTCACGCTTCCCTTTGACTACCTCGAGAGCCCGAGCCACTTCTACTTCGCGGTCTCAACGGTAAAGGACGGAAACCTTGAGATAATAAGCACCCCGGTTGAGCTGAAGCTCCCAACCCAGGTTACAGGAAAAGTCCTTGTGGACATGGTTGACCCCGAGGGTGATGACCACGGTCCGGGAACCTATACTTACCCGACCAACCCGGTGTTCCAGCCAGGGGTCTTTGACTTGCTCCGCTTCAGGCTCCTCGAGCAGGCGGACAGCTACGTGATGGAGTTCTACTTCAAGGACCTCGGCGGTAACCCGTGGAATGGCCCGAACGGTTTCAGCCTGCAGATTATTGAGGTTTACCTGGACTTCAAGGAGGGTGGGAGTACCAGCGCCATAAAGATGTTCCCGGACGGGCCGGGAAGCAACGTTGACCTCGACCCGGAGCATCCGTGGGACGTTGCGTTCAGGATAGCCGGCTGGGACTACGGAAACCTGGTTGTCCTCCCGGACGGGACTGCTATACAGGGTGAGATGACGATTTCGGCTGATCCAACAAAGAACGCAATCATCGTAAAGGTTCCCAAGAAGTACATCCAGCTCAACGAGGGCTATGGCCTCTGGGGTGCGGTGATCAGTGGTTCGCAGGATGGTTATGGTCCTGACAAGTGGAGGCCTGTGCGTGTTGCGGCGGAGGAGTGGGCTATTGGTGGGGGAGATGCTGACGCTATCATAGCTGGAGTTGCTCCCAGGGTCATGGATCTCCTCGCTCCACCTGGATTTAAGCCAACGCAGGAAGAACAGCTCCAGAGCTACAATGCAGAAGCAGAAACAAGAGCAACTGTGAAAGCCCTCCAGCTGGTAAAGCCCGCAATAGTAGTAGAGGATCCCGAGGGTGATGACCACGGTCCGGGAACCTATACTTACCCGACCAACCCGGTGTTCCAGCCAGGAGTCTTTGATCTACTCAAGTTCAAGATGGTCGAGAAAGACGACTACTGGCACATGGAGTTCTACTTCAAGGACCTCGGTGGCAACCCGTGGAATGGCCCGAACGGTTTCAGCCTGCAGATTATTGAGGCGTACTTTGACTTCAAGAAAGGCGGAAACACCAGCGCCATAAAGATGTTCCCGGACGGGCCGGGAAGCAACGTTGACCTCGACCCGGAGCATCCGTGGGATCTCGCCCTTAGAATTGCAGGATGGGACTACGGAAACCTGGTTGTCCTCCCGGACGGGACTGCTATACAGGGTGAGATGAAGATATCGGCCGACCCCACCACCAACGCGATAATCGTCGACCTGCCCAAGAAGTACATGCAGATCAGCGAAGACTACGGTCTCTATGCGGCAGTGCTCGTCGGTAGTCAGGATGGTTATGGGCCGGACAAGTGGAGGCCTGTGCGTGTTGCGGCGGAGGAGTGGGCTATTGGTGGGGGAGATGCTGACGCTATCATAGCTGGAGTTGCTCCCAGGGTCATGGATCTCCTCGCTCCACCTGGATTTAAGCCAACGCAGGAAGAACAGCTCCAGAGCTACAATGCAGAAGCAGAAACAAGAGCAACCGTGGTTATGCTGACGCTTGTGGAGGGCACTGCCCAGGGTGGCGGTGAAACGACCACCACGACTACGACGTCACCGGTTACGACTACTGTGCCTACGAGCACGCCGGTTACTGTTACTAAGACGGTGACCAGGACTGAGACGGTGACTAAGACTGAGACTATGACCAGGACTGTGACTGATACAGTCACTGAGACTGTTACTCACACTGCAACCAGGACTGAGACTAAGACTGAAACCGTGACCAAGACTGAGACTACGACCAAGACTGAAACCAAGACGGAAACCACCGGCGGTGGCGGAATCTGCGGCCCAGCGGCCATAATCGGCCTAACAGCCATCCCACTACTACTAAGAAAGAAGCGTTGA
- a CDS encoding carbohydrate ABC transporter permease, translated as MKKRTIAALALITPGLAAFLFFNIYPIVYSIYIAFTNAQLGNFPIQTPNAPPLKFVGLENFRWAISDPGFRSAFLWTWIFVATSVTLKVLAGILLSVLYNSRYVIGKSIYRALLIIPWALPLLFSITVWRFMFDPVFGPVNIVLRDLGVSNPPDWMNDAFYGFIALNIIEVWLAYPFMMTVITSALQAVPDILVEAAVIDGANYWQRLTRVVIPIVSKPIAFSTILTSAASFQYFLVPFLYNGALFEEKFLLLYGYKRAFGSSIPHYGRAAAVLFIATIVLAIYMLVSMKLTKIQEGAS; from the coding sequence ATGAAAAAAAGAACCATTGCGGCCCTTGCGCTCATCACTCCGGGGTTAGCTGCCTTCCTCTTCTTCAACATATACCCGATAGTCTACTCCATTTACATAGCCTTTACTAACGCCCAGCTCGGCAACTTTCCAATACAGACGCCCAACGCTCCTCCGTTGAAGTTCGTTGGTCTGGAGAACTTCCGGTGGGCTATCAGTGACCCTGGATTCAGATCCGCTTTCCTCTGGACCTGGATATTCGTTGCCACCAGCGTAACACTTAAGGTTCTGGCTGGCATACTCCTTTCCGTGCTCTACAACAGCAGGTACGTAATTGGGAAGTCAATATACAGGGCCCTTCTCATAATCCCCTGGGCGCTCCCATTGCTTTTCTCCATAACCGTCTGGCGCTTTATGTTTGATCCCGTGTTTGGGCCGGTCAATATTGTCCTCAGAGATTTGGGCGTTTCAAACCCACCTGACTGGATGAACGACGCCTTCTATGGCTTCATAGCGTTAAATATCATTGAGGTCTGGCTCGCCTACCCCTTCATGATGACAGTAATAACGTCAGCACTTCAGGCTGTCCCTGATATACTCGTCGAGGCTGCCGTTATAGACGGGGCCAACTACTGGCAGAGGCTTACCAGGGTTGTCATTCCAATCGTCAGCAAGCCCATAGCCTTCTCCACGATCCTCACGAGTGCCGCCAGCTTCCAGTACTTCCTCGTGCCTTTCCTCTACAACGGGGCATTGTTTGAAGAGAAGTTTTTACTCCTCTACGGTTACAAGAGGGCATTTGGTTCTTCCATACCTCACTATGGAAGGGCCGCTGCAGTTCTGTTCATCGCCACTATAGTGCTTGCCATTTACATGCTGGTTAGCATGAAACTGACAAAGATCCAGGAGGGGGCGAGCTGA